GTACAGTTGGAGGAGGAGCTCACCCGAACCAAGACTGAGGTGGAAAGCCTGCGGGTTCGACTGCCGGGCCCTGACGGCCTCACCCCAGAACCGGGCTCCCCTGGTGGCTTGGCGCTCGACTCCAACATGACAGCGGCGTTGGCGATAAGCCAGAGGGAAGCAGAGAAGCTGAAAATTCTGGTGGACAAGCAGAACCAGGAGATCTGCGAGTTGAAGCTAAAGGTCCAGCAGGCCACTAAGGAGAACATGGAGATGATGGATACCTGGAAGGtagtcagccaatcgcaagtcATACAAAAATCGCAAGTCGCTTTCTTACTTTTCCTTTCCTGCGCAGTCTAAATTTGACTCGTTAGTAAGCGAGCACCAGCATTCCCTGGAGGAGCTGAAGGCCTCGTTCTGCAGCGACCGATCTGCGCCAGATGACCGAGAGCCGGCCACTCAGGAGCTGCGTGCCACCCTGGAGGGTCTGAAAATGGAGCACCAGCTGGAAGTAGAGAACCTGAAGGCCAAATATACAATTGAAGCAGCCATCCTCACCAAAGAACGCGAGGACCTCGCCGCTCGCCTCCGGGAGGCTGAGAAAGGCGCTGGCGGACAGTCCTCAGAAGAGGCTGCCGACAAACTACGGAGGGCCGAGAAGAGGCTGGCGGAGATGGAGGCGCTTCAGCGGGAGCGTGACAGAAGCGCCCGTGATCTGAAGGAACGGCTAGAGAGTTCTGAGAGCGAGACGTCCGATTGCAGGGTGGAAATGAAGAAGCTGCAGGAGGAGCTGAGGGTGACGGCCAACCAGCTGCGGGCCCTGCAAAACGATCGCGATGCTAACGTGAGTGCAAACGAGCAACACTGGCTTCTGCTGTCTGATTGGTTGTCGTGTAACGCTTTGTTTTGGCAGGTGATTGAAGATAACCAACTTTCAGATGACAAGGGAAAATTCAAGCAGAACATGGAAGGTAAGACTTTACTTTAGTCTGAATACCTGTTTACCAGAAGAGCAGTTGTGCTGTAAACTGTAATCTTCTTTTTAGAAACCTTGGAAAAACTCCTGAAACGGGAAAAAGAGGTTTCCACTCTTACCTGCCAAGTTGAAGCCCTTAAATCTCAAATCGCAGGTCAGACATGCAAACTATAAGAAaacattttctcttcaaagcTAGATTTTCTAtgctttttccctttttttaatggcagttCTGGAGGGTAAAGTTCGAATGGGGGAAAGAAGGGCTGAATCTCTCGCTCGGGAAAAGATGCGTGTAGAAGCAGAGCTAGAATCCATGACCAGGAAGTCTCATGATGCCTCTGGGCAGTTGCTCAGCATCAGCCAGGACCTCTTGAAGAAAGAAGGGTATATTGGACTTACAAGCTCAGCATTGATGAGCACCAAATTCTTCTCCATTACACATGtgaccttttatttttatttttttataacagaAGCCTAAACGAGTTGAGGGTTTTGCTCCTGGAGTCACGTCGACACTCTCGTGAGATGGACAAAGACCTGAACCGGGAGGTGCGTAAGGCCGAGTGGAAGGTAAAGGAGCAAAAACTGCAAGATGACATCAAGACGCTGCGTGACAAACTCCTCATGCTGGTGAGGAACCCAGGACAACAATTGACCAATAGAGCTTTTCCTCAATGACCGCAATGTTTTTCCCCTACTTCAGGGCCGCGAGAAGTTCTCCCCGGACCACCGCCGTCACTCCATGCTGGACCCCTCGGCTCTGGACTCAGAGGTTACCCGCCTACGCCAGCAGCTACTCAGCACCGAGGACGCGTTGAGGACCGCCTTGGATCACAACCAGCAAGTGGATCAGCTGGTGCAAGCGATGGGCAAGCATCCAGAAAAAAGCCCGGTAATGTCACCTGGATCAATCTGACTTGGTAGGAACATCCTCAAGGGAAATACCAAATAAATACTTTGTTTCATATATTTCAGATGCACGGAGCGCATAAATCGGCCAACGGAATACACCATCAGGAGTCCGACAGCACTCAGGAAGTCTGTATcattttaattgacattttcaAAGACGTAATTATGATACTAATATTTCTCTTCTTTGGGGATGGAGCAGGGTTTTCAGGAGCAGCACTGACACGACCTGAGAAAGCGTCAAATGGGGCTCGCGGAGGAACATCTATATTTCTACAGATGTTTGAATTTTAAACGGAAACTGCGCATGGTCGCTGAAAAGCACCTGTTGGCAAGAACCAAGTACTGTAATGTAAACATCTGGTGGAATTGCCAATCTGTaaaggcaacatttttttttgttttacaaaagaAAGAATGCCTTGAATCCAAGAATTTAACATTGGGAGACTTTTGTGATTCTTTTATTTGCTACTTTGAAATTACCTACCGAGTGACACTTAAGGCTAACAATGAGATCCCGTTGCGGTTTGATGAATTCGTTACCATGAGAAAGGATTGGCGTCATAAACCATTAACGGGTATTAATAGGTGGACATTAAAGTGTAAACATGGACACCAAGGTACGATCGATGACTAGATTCTCATTATTATGCAGAAGCccatcaaaaagcattttttttaaaaaccaacaAAACTGTTTTTTGACGCTAGGGAAACTGGTTGAACCTGTTCTGTATCCAGAAAGACAACAAAGTAAGATAGCCATGATTGGACTTCCATTGGTACAGAGGCCACTATGTATGCCCAGATCTGTTATCAGACTGATGTAACTGATAAACACTGAGCCCCTCCTACCCctcacctaaaaaaaattacaacattGGTCCAAATCTTTCTCCCAAGTCATAATACAAGTTGGACACCTAGATAAATGGTTAACAATTTACTTGTTGTAAATGCAGACATACACCAAGGGAAGGTTGGACTGTCCATATCAAGGTTCACCCCTAAAAAAATGGCATGTTtcccaggttaaaaaaaaccaaaagacTATCAATTAAGAGTCCAGCTCTGTCTCTTGAACACAAGGTTGATTCTTGAAGACAGTCAATAAAGAATCCAACATTTTAAGGTGGAAAAGAGGGAATCTGTGGCGAATGTTTGTACCCAAAGGTGCCCCATTTTTATCGATAATTGCACACAAGTACATATGGTTAAGCTACTGTCTGTACCTGTTCTAGGGCAAAAAAGCATGGGTAAATGTACAAAAGAAGGTACCACTACAACAAGACATTGTGCCTTCTCAGTAGATCAATTCTGTTGTCTGTCCTGCAGCACAAAAAGTATGTTCCTAAAATGTAAACATAACTCTTAAAAGTGGTGGTAGTAGACTGTTGTCCTCCTAAGCTATTAAGATTCTGAGGTACTGTCTGTACCAAGGAAGCTCCTCAATATTTAGAGATCAAGGTTCCAAAGGCAGGACCTTTACCAGTTCCATCCCAGTGACAAACATTTACCCCTTCAAG
The nucleotide sequence above comes from Stigmatopora argus isolate UIUO_Sarg chromosome 22, RoL_Sarg_1.0, whole genome shotgun sequence. Encoded proteins:
- the clip2 gene encoding CAP-Gly domain-containing linker protein 2 isoform X2, producing the protein MNMLKSSGLKIPGRGPKHSSPMGRSGTSSSPVPPKDSAPAKPGTPPKVSEEGDEVAGDYTVGEQVWVNGVKPGVIAYLGETQFAPGQWAGVILNELLGKNDGSVGGVRYFECQPLQGIFTRPSKLTRQPAADSSDGLSAESLCIHNQTLLGQRAAAPLRESLLNSAVKTGNESGSNMSDSGSVKKGGDKDLKTGDRVLVGGSKMGVIRYMGETDFAKGEWCGVELDEPLGKNDGAVAGTRYFQCLPKFGLFAPIHKVIRIGFPSTSPAKAKKTKRMAMGVSSLAHSPSSSSISSVSSVASSVGGRPSRAGLLTETSSRYARKISGTTALQEALKEKQQHIEQLLAERDLERADMAKATSRICEVEKDLCALKSQHIQYISENEGALQQVTAALAGVQKAKVELANQLEEEKRKVEDLQFRVEEESITKGDLEQTTVEEQSRIVQLEEELTRTKTEVESLRVRLPGPDGLTPEPGSPGGLALDSNMTAALAISQREAEKLKILVDKQNQEICELKLKVQQATKENMEMMDTWKSKFDSLVSEHQHSLEELKASFCSDRSAPDDREPATQELRATLEGLKMEHQLEVENLKAKYTIEAAILTKEREDLAARLREAEKGAGGQSSEEAADKLRRAEKRLAEMEALQRERDRSARDLKERLESSESETSDCRVEMKKLQEELRVTANQLRALQNDRDANVIEDNQLSDDKGKFKQNMEETLEKLLKREKEVSTLTCQVEALKSQIAVLEGKVRMGERRAESLAREKMRVEAELESMTRKSHDASGQLLSISQDLLKKEGSLNELRVLLLESRRHSREMDKDLNREVRKAEWKVKEQKLQDDIKTLRDKLLMLGREKFSPDHRRHSMLDPSALDSEVTRLRQQLLSTEDALRTALDHNQQVDQLVQAMGKHPEKSPMHGAHKSANGIHHQESDSTQEGFQEQH
- the clip2 gene encoding CAP-Gly domain-containing linker protein 2 isoform X1, encoding MNMLKSSGLKIPGRGPKHSSPMGRSGTSSSPVPPKDSAPAKPGTPPKVSEEGDEVAGDYTVGEQVWVNGVKPGVIAYLGETQFAPGQWAGVILNELLGKNDGSVGGVRYFECQPLQGIFTRPSKLTRQPAADSSDGLSAESLCIHNQTLLGQRAAAPLRESLLNSAVKTGNESGSNMSDSGSVKKGGDKDLKTGDRVLVGGSKMGVIRYMGETDFAKGEWCGVELDEPLGKNDGAVAGTRYFQCLPKFGLFAPIHKVIRIGFPSTSPAKAKKTKRMAMGVSSLAHSPSSSSISSVSSVASSVGGRPSRAGLLTETSSRYARKISGTTALQEALKEKQQHIEQLLAERDLERADMAKATSRICEVEKDLCALKSQHIQYISENEGALQQVTAALAGVQKAKVELANQLEEEKRKVEDLQFRVEEESITKGDLEGRRKCDSASLRQTTVEEQSRIVQLEEELTRTKTEVESLRVRLPGPDGLTPEPGSPGGLALDSNMTAALAISQREAEKLKILVDKQNQEICELKLKVQQATKENMEMMDTWKSKFDSLVSEHQHSLEELKASFCSDRSAPDDREPATQELRATLEGLKMEHQLEVENLKAKYTIEAAILTKEREDLAARLREAEKGAGGQSSEEAADKLRRAEKRLAEMEALQRERDRSARDLKERLESSESETSDCRVEMKKLQEELRVTANQLRALQNDRDANVIEDNQLSDDKGKFKQNMEETLEKLLKREKEVSTLTCQVEALKSQIAVLEGKVRMGERRAESLAREKMRVEAELESMTRKSHDASGQLLSISQDLLKKEGSLNELRVLLLESRRHSREMDKDLNREVRKAEWKVKEQKLQDDIKTLRDKLLMLGREKFSPDHRRHSMLDPSALDSEVTRLRQQLLSTEDALRTALDHNQQVDQLVQAMGKHPEKSPMHGAHKSANGIHHQESDSTQEGFQEQH